From the genome of Arthrobacter alpinus, one region includes:
- a CDS encoding acyl-CoA dehydrogenase family protein, whose product MDLFELLPDDLLERFRARAKGYDERNEFFHEDLAELKSQGYLRMFATIDDGGLGFGLQQVAAAQRRLATAAPATALAINMHLVWTGVAHLLARRGDDSLRYVLAEAVAGEVFAFGNSEAGNDSVLFDSNTVAAPLGDGSYSFTGTKIFTSLSPAWTRLGIFGKDSTGQEPMLVHAFITRDTPGYSIKDDWNTLGMRASQSNTTVLDGAVAAADRVFRKLPVGPNADPLIFAIFACFETLLAAVYTGLGERALQIGVETVHKRRSKKTGKSYAQDPDIRWRIADAALAMDGLYPQVDAVARDVDGLVNHGGMWFPALVGVKVRATETARTVVDLIIRVSGGGSYFAGSELGRLYRDVLAGMFHPSDDESAHATIATAWLGPVEQ is encoded by the coding sequence ATGGATCTGTTCGAACTGCTTCCCGATGACCTCCTGGAACGCTTCAGAGCCCGCGCCAAAGGCTATGACGAGCGCAACGAGTTCTTCCATGAGGACCTGGCCGAGCTGAAATCGCAGGGTTACCTGCGAATGTTTGCCACGATCGACGACGGCGGGCTGGGTTTTGGGCTCCAACAGGTCGCCGCCGCGCAGCGCAGGCTGGCCACGGCGGCCCCCGCCACCGCTTTGGCGATCAACATGCACCTGGTGTGGACCGGCGTCGCCCATCTTTTGGCCCGGCGCGGGGACGACTCCTTGCGCTACGTCCTGGCGGAGGCGGTGGCGGGAGAGGTGTTTGCCTTCGGGAACTCGGAGGCCGGCAACGATTCAGTACTTTTTGACTCCAACACGGTGGCGGCACCGCTAGGTGACGGCAGCTATTCGTTCACCGGGACGAAGATCTTCACCTCACTGTCCCCGGCCTGGACGCGGCTGGGGATTTTCGGCAAGGATTCCACCGGCCAGGAGCCCATGCTGGTGCACGCCTTCATCACCCGGGACACGCCCGGCTACAGCATCAAGGACGATTGGAACACCCTGGGTATGCGTGCCAGCCAATCCAACACCACGGTGCTCGACGGCGCCGTGGCTGCCGCGGATCGGGTGTTCCGGAAGCTGCCCGTGGGGCCGAACGCCGATCCGCTGATCTTTGCCATCTTTGCCTGTTTTGAGACCCTCCTGGCCGCTGTTTACACCGGGCTGGGGGAGCGGGCGCTGCAAATCGGGGTGGAAACGGTCCACAAACGCCGGTCTAAGAAGACCGGCAAGAGTTATGCCCAGGATCCCGACATCCGTTGGCGCATTGCCGACGCGGCCCTCGCCATGGACGGGCTGTATCCTCAAGTCGACGCCGTGGCCCGCGACGTGGACGGGCTGGTCAACCATGGCGGCATGTGGTTCCCTGCGCTGGTGGGCGTGAAGGTCAGGGCCACCGAAACTGCTCGGACGGTGGTGGATTTGATCATCCGTGTCAGTGGCGGCGGAAGCTACTTTGCCGGCAGCGAGCTGGGCCGCCTGTACAGGGACGTGCTGGCGGGCATGTTCCACCCCTCCGACGACGAGTCGGCGCACGCAACCATAGCCACTGCGTGGTTGGGGCCTGTGGAGCAATAG
- a CDS encoding DUF5703 family protein, whose translation MRETLQGVLTAKGAPKRQYEYLILSVRSDEPAPLAYQRLREHAEYGKWELERSLLYIGGSRRFWLRRKVLRVERTLEIH comes from the coding sequence ATGAGGGAAACCTTGCAAGGCGTGCTCACCGCGAAGGGTGCACCGAAACGGCAGTACGAGTACTTAATCCTGTCAGTTCGCTCCGACGAGCCAGCTCCCTTGGCCTATCAGCGCCTGCGTGAACATGCGGAGTACGGCAAATGGGAACTCGAACGCAGCTTGTTGTACATCGGCGGCAGCCGCCGGTTTTGGCTACGGCGAAAGGTGCTCCGTGTGGAGCGCACGCTGGAGATCCACTAA